Proteins encoded in a region of the Triticum dicoccoides isolate Atlit2015 ecotype Zavitan chromosome 3A, WEW_v2.0, whole genome shotgun sequence genome:
- the LOC119271170 gene encoding uncharacterized protein LOC119271170 produces MLGVVEEDETLGLMTGTVGNPNCRAVDRARNPIYRSESTFAVSFPMSGRSLVPNDKEKVEETKEIMQLIGAPVFDMSGLVIGTIDCADPDSYNLKFAIKTIFFLDKLEKFLKDKDEQIYLSRGEEGTGTSGQGSSTSAPESKKRERADSPPSDTRKGKSLCMDQLEANMAVVSEEQLRLHKSPVQVEMDFGRREATQRALMRLVTPESDDEWRSSPS; encoded by the exons ATGCTTGGTGTGGTGGAAGAGGATGAGACACTTGGTTTGATGACTGGAACTGTCGG CAATCCGAACTGCAGAGCTGTTGATAGGGCAAGGAATCCTATTTATCGAAGCGAGAGTACATTTGCTGTGAGTTTCCCCATGTCAGGACGAAGTTTGGTTCCAAACGATAAGGAAAAGgttgaagaaaccaaggagattatgCAATTGATTGGAGCGCCCGTGTTTGACATGAGTGGTTTGGTTATTGGTACAATCGATTGTGCTGATCCGGATTCGTATAATCTGAAATTTGCAATTAAAACCATTTTTTTTCTGGATAAGCTGGAAAAGTTTTTAAAGGATAAGGATGAGCAG ATTTATCTTTCAAGGGGTGAGGAAGGCACTGGAACGAGCGGGCAGGGTAGTTCCACTTCAGCACCGGAGAGTAAAAAGAG GGAACGTGCAGATTCACCTCCAAGTGATACGAGGAAAGGAAAAAGTTTATGCATGGATCAACTTGAAGCTAACATGGCGGTGGTCAGTGAAGAGCAGCTAAGGTTACACAAGTCCCCGGTCCAAGTTGAGATGGATTTTGGAAgacgagaagcaacgcaacgggcgCTCATGAGGCTTGTTACCCCAGAATCTGATGATGAATGGAGGAGCTCCCCATCTTAA